The following proteins are encoded in a genomic region of Fusarium keratoplasticum isolate Fu6.1 chromosome 9, whole genome shotgun sequence:
- a CDS encoding hypothetical protein (Expressed protein), whose product MALKDLLAKCLCFSRRDAAQEESEKQEAPKPVQTTQIPSVKTTSPPAAAAPAATRSTPAPVKSTPAPAKTTPAAAAPAKKPAAKPASKPATSSSPRGGSGAGMASRLNQNTTMNSLLAADAAISSTHKTSCHTSSGGGGHSSYSSGGGGYSSYSSGGGGGGGGGGGGGGSCGGGGGGGGGGGGGCGGGGGGC is encoded by the coding sequence ATGGCTCTCAAGGACCTCCTTGCCAAgtgcctctgcttctctcgGCGAGATGCTGCCCAAGAGGAGTCAGAGAAGCAGGAAGCCCCAAAGCCTGTTCAGACGACCCAAATTCCATCTGTCAAAACTACCTCTCCtcccgccgccgctgccccTGCGGCTACTAGATCTACTCCGGCTCCAGTCAAGTCTACCCCAGCCCCGGCCAAGACCactcctgctgctgcagctccCGCCAAGAAGCCGGCAGCCAAGCCGGCCTCTAAGCCAgcgacatcctcatccccGAGGGGAGGAAGCGGTGCGGGAATGGCATCAAGACTCAATCAGAACACGACGATGAACTCTCTTCTCGCTGCCGACGCTGCGATTAGCAGCACCCACAAGACCTCTTGCCACACAAgcagtggaggaggtggccaCAGCAGCTACAGCAGTGGTGGCGGAGGCTATAGTAGCTATAgcagcggaggaggaggaggaggaggcggcggcggcggtggaggcggcAGTTGTGGAGggggtggtggaggaggaggaggtggtggtggtggttgcggaggcggaggcggaggatgCTAG